The Pseudomonas sp. MH9.2 genomic interval GGTCGTGGGGGCCGATGAGCTCCATTGCACTGATTACTCGTGACGGGAGGTCCTGGTATGGGGATATCTAAAGTTGAACTGCCTGCGGGCATAGTCGCTCACACGTTTGCCAATCCGGCGCTGTTGGCCAGTGAGCTGGCGACGGCGGTGGCTGAGCAACTGCGCAGCGCAATCAGTGCGCATGGCGTGGCGACTCTGGTGGTGTCCGGCGGGCGCAGTCCGGTGGCATTTTTCCAAAGCCTGGCGCAGCAGTCGCTGGACTGGTCCAGGATGGTGGTCAGCCTGGCGGACGAACGCTGGGTGCCGGTGGAACATGCCGACAGCAATGCCGGCCTGTTGAAGCGCTACTTGCTTCAGGGACCAGCGGCTAAAGCCCGTTTCATTGGGCTGTACCGCGCAACGCCAACCCTGGATGAGGCGGCACAAGAGGCCGATCAAGCCTTGGCTGAATTGCCACCAATCGATGTATTGGTGCTGGGCATGGGGGATGACGGCCACACTGCGTCGCTGTTTCCCAAGAGTCCGAACCTCAGCGAAGCATTGCGCCTCGATGGACCGCGTCGTTGCTTGCCTATGCTGGCGCCGACGGTGCCACGCCAGCGCTTGACCCTGACGCGTCAGTTGCTCGCGTCTGCACGTCTGCAGATCCTGTCCATTTCCGGGCAGGCCAAACTCGATACATTACGCACGGCAGTGGCGGGTGATGATCTCGCCCAAATGCCCATCCGTGCCTTTCTGAACTCCTCCTTAGAGATTTACTGGTGCCCATGAGCAAAGGATCAGCCGCCATGAAAACAATCGAAAAAAACCTGCCGCTGAACAGCATGGCGAACAAGATTGTCCAAATCGACGAACTCTGCGCCAAGGCGAAGATTTTGCCGGTGATAACCATTGCCCGCGAACAAGACATTCTGCCACTGGCCGATGCGCTGGCCGCTGGCGGATTGACCACGCTGGAAGTGACCCTGCGCTCGGCATTCGGCCTGACCGCGATTCGGGTCTTGCGTGAGCAACGCCCCGAACTGTGCGTCGGTGCCGGCACCATCCTTGACCGACAGATGCTGGCGGACGCTGAAGCGGCTGGGGCGCAATTCATCGTTACCCCCGGTTGCACGCCCGAGCTGCTTCAAGCTGGCGTCGACAGTCCGCTGCCGATGCTGCCGGGGATCAGTAGCGCCTCGGAGATCATGATGGGCTACGCCTTGGGTTACCGTCGTTTCAAATTGTTCCCGGCTGAGATCAGCGGCGGCGTTGCGGCAATCAAAGCCCTTGGCGGCCCGTTCGGCGAAGTTCGTTTCTGTCCTACCGGTGGCGTTAATCCAGACAACCTGAAGAGCTACATGGCGCAGCCGAACGTGATGTGTGTGGGCGGCTCGTGGATGCTCGACAACGCCTGGATCAAGAATGGCGAGTGGGCACGGATTGAAGCTGCCAGCGTTGAAGCGCTGGCGTTGTTTGACTAACGGATAGGTTGTTGGTTGTTGTTGCTTGGCTTTTCACGGTGCGCCTTGGTCGGGTGCACCGTGTTTTTTAGGGCGGTTACCGGCTCAGTTCACGCAGTGCTCGTACCAGTGTTTCGATCTCCGCCACCGACGTGGTAAAGCCCGGAGTGATACGGATGCACGGCCCGCACGCAGCGCCGTCGCGCGCCACCGTGAACAGGTTGTACTCCTCCAGTAAACGCTCGACCATCCGCTGCTGATCCACTTGGCGGGTAAAGCGCAATGCCGTGATCCCGCAATACAGGCGCGCGTCGTCCGGGGTCAAAATCTCAATTCCCGACAATTCCCTTGCAGGCTTGACCCACAGGTCGCGCAGGTAGTTCAGGCGTGCGCCCTTCACGGCGGCACCGCCCATCGCCAGATGCTCTTCGAACACTCGCGGCAGGGTCATCAGGGCCGGGATATTGGGCGTGCCATAGGGCGCGCGCGACCGGATATCGTCGATTGCAAATCGACTGTCGCCCATGTCCGGGTCGATGTCTGTCAGGCGCTCCTGGGCAATGTAGATAAAGCCCAGGCTCAGCGGCGCTCCGATCCATTTCTGCAGATTGA includes:
- a CDS encoding bifunctional 4-hydroxy-2-oxoglutarate aldolase/2-dehydro-3-deoxy-phosphogluconate aldolase → MKTIEKNLPLNSMANKIVQIDELCAKAKILPVITIAREQDILPLADALAAGGLTTLEVTLRSAFGLTAIRVLREQRPELCVGAGTILDRQMLADAEAAGAQFIVTPGCTPELLQAGVDSPLPMLPGISSASEIMMGYALGYRRFKLFPAEISGGVAAIKALGGPFGEVRFCPTGGVNPDNLKSYMAQPNVMCVGGSWMLDNAWIKNGEWARIEAASVEALALFD
- the pgl gene encoding 6-phosphogluconolactonase: MGISKVELPAGIVAHTFANPALLASELATAVAEQLRSAISAHGVATLVVSGGRSPVAFFQSLAQQSLDWSRMVVSLADERWVPVEHADSNAGLLKRYLLQGPAAKARFIGLYRATPTLDEAAQEADQALAELPPIDVLVLGMGDDGHTASLFPKSPNLSEALRLDGPRRCLPMLAPTVPRQRLTLTRQLLASARLQILSISGQAKLDTLRTAVAGDDLAQMPIRAFLNSSLEIYWCP